The segment AGCCCCCTCCCTGAAGGAAGTTCCGGAGCAGCGGCTCCTTCGCCTCCCTGGCCTCGGCCGTCGTGCCGTGGAACAGGATCACCCCGTCGTGGAGGAACGCGATCCGGTCCCCCACCGCGAAGGCGGAGTGGATGTCGTGCGTGACGACGATGGAGGTGATCCCGAGACGCTTCTGCAGGCTCCGGATCAGTTCGTTGATCGTGTTCGCGATGATCGGATCGAGCCCCGTCGTCGGCTCGTCGTAGAGGACGGCGCGCGGAGCGAGGACCACCGCGCGGGCCAGAGCGACGCGCTTGCGCATGCCGCCGGACAGGTCCGAGGGCATGAGGTCCTCGACGTCCTCGAGCTCGACGAGGGCCAGCACCTCGCGCACCCGCTCGCGCACCTTCTCCTCCTCCCAGTCCGTGTGCTCGTGGAGCGCGAAGGAGACGTTGTCGTAGACCGTCATGGAGTCGAACAGGGCCCCGGCCTGGAACAGCATGCCCACTTTCTTGCGCGTCTCGATCAGCTCGTCCTCGCCGAGCTCGGTGATCTCGGTGCCGTCCACCCAGACCTTCCCCTCGTCGGGGCGGTAGAGGCCGATGGTGTGCCGGAGCAGCACCGATTTCCCGGAGCCCGACCCGCCGAGCACGACGACGGTCTCGCCCTCGGCGACGTCGAGGTTCACGCCGCAGAGCACCGCCTTGGCGCCGAAGGCCTTGCGGAGGTCCACGTAGCGGATGAAGGGCTCGCTCACGGTCAGAGGAGGATGAAGATCTTCGTGAGGAAGAAGTCGGAGATGATGATCGAAATGGACGCGACCACCACCGTGTTCGTGGTCGCCTTGCCCACGCCGTCCGCGCCGCCGGTCGCCTTGAGGCCGTTGTAGCAGGCGATGATCCCGATCAGGAGCGCGAAGAAGAAGGTCTTGCCGACGCCGCTCGCGATGTCCTGGACCCTGAGCGCCGACAGCACGTGGTTCATGTAGTAGACCTTCGTCTGCCCCAGCTCGGTGATCGCCATCACGAGGCCGCCGAAGACGCCGATGGTGTCCGCCAGGATGGTCAGCATCGGGAGGACGACGACCAGGGCGCCGACGCGGGGGACGACGAGTTTCTTCACCGGGCTCGCCGCGAGCGCGCGCAGCGCGTCGACCTGCTCGGTCACCGCCATGGAGCCCAGCTCCGCGGTGATCCCCGCCCCGACGCGCCCGGCGACCATCAGGGCGGTCAGCACCGGCCCCAGCTCGCGCACCACCGAGAGCGAGATGATGTCCCCCACGAACGGCTTGCCGCCGAAGGACGAGAGCGAGTAGGCGGTCTGGATCGCGAGCACCATTCCGGTGAACAGGAGGGTCACGTTGGTGATGGTGAGGGAGCGCACCCCGAGCTGCAGGAACTGCTCGAGCCAGAGCTCCCGCTCGAACGGACGCCGGAAGGACTGCCGGAACGTCGCGCCGGTCAGAAGCGCCATCCCCCCGAGCTCCTCGAGGTACGCGCTCAGGATGCCGTTCATGGGACCCCCATGGCGGGCACAAGAATAGGCAGGTG is part of the Terriglobia bacterium genome and harbors:
- a CDS encoding ABC transporter ATP-binding protein, coding for MSEPFIRYVDLRKAFGAKAVLCGVNLDVAEGETVVVLGGSGSGKSVLLRHTIGLYRPDEGKVWVDGTEITELGEDELIETRKKVGMLFQAGALFDSMTVYDNVSFALHEHTDWEEEKVRERVREVLALVELEDVEDLMPSDLSGGMRKRVALARAVVLAPRAVLYDEPTTGLDPIIANTINELIRSLQKRLGITSIVVTHDIHSAFAVGDRIAFLHDGVILFHGTTAEAREAKEPLLRNFLQGGGYV
- a CDS encoding ABC transporter permease; this encodes MNGILSAYLEELGGMALLTGATFRQSFRRPFERELWLEQFLQLGVRSLTITNVTLLFTGMVLAIQTAYSLSSFGGKPFVGDIISLSVVRELGPVLTALMVAGRVGAGITAELGSMAVTEQVDALRALAASPVKKLVVPRVGALVVVLPMLTILADTIGVFGGLVMAITELGQTKVYYMNHVLSALRVQDIASGVGKTFFFALLIGIIACYNGLKATGGADGVGKATTNTVVVASISIIISDFFLTKIFILL